One genomic window of Lynx canadensis isolate LIC74 chromosome F2, mLynCan4.pri.v2, whole genome shotgun sequence includes the following:
- the PUF60 gene encoding poly(U)-binding-splicing factor PUF60 isoform X5 translates to MATATIALGTDSIKMENGQNTTAKLGLPPLTPEQQEALQKAKKYAMEQSIKSVLVKQTIAHQQQQLTNLQMAAQRQRALAIMCRVYVGSIYYELGEDTIRQAFAPFGPIKSIDMSWDSVTMKHKGFAFVEYEVPEAAQLALEQMNSVMLGGRNIKVGRPSNIGQAQPIIDQLAEEARAFNRIYVASVHQDLSDDDIKSVFEAFGKIKSCTLARDPTTGKHKGYGFIEYEKAQSSQDAVSSMNLFDLGGQYLRVGKAVTPPMPLLTPATPGGLPPAAAVAAAAATAKITAQEAVAGAAVLGTLATPGLVSPALTLAQPLGALPQAVMAAQAPGVITGVTPARPPIPVTIPSVGVVNPILASPPTLGLLEPKKEKEEEELFPESERPEMLSEQEHMSISGSSARHMVMQKLLRKQESTVMVLRNMVDPKDIDDDLEGEVTEECGKFGAVNRVIIYQEKQGEEEDAEIIVKIFVEFSIASETHKAIQALNGRWFAGRKVVAEVYDQERFDNSDLSA, encoded by the exons GGGACGGACTCCATCAAGATGGAGAACGGGCAGAACACAACCGCGAAGCTGGGACTGCCTCCTCTGACGCCCGAGCAGCAAGAGGCCCTCCAGAAG GCCAAGAAGTACGCCATGGAGCAGAGCATCAAGAGCGTGCTGGTGAAGCAGACCATCGCGCACCAGCAACAGCAGCTCACCAACCTGCAG ATGGCAGCTCAGCGGCAGCGGGCGCTGGCCATCATGTGTCGGGTCTACGTGGGTTCCATCTACTATGAGCTCGGGGAGGACACCATTCGCCAGGCTTTTGCTCCCTTCGGACCCATCAAGAGCATTGACATGTCCTGGGACTCCGTCACCATGAAGCACAAG GGCTTTGCCTTTGTGGAGTACGAGGTCCCAGAAGCTGCGCAGCTCGCCTTGGAGCAGATGAACTCAGTGATGCTAGGAGGCAGGAACATCAAG GTGGGCAGACCCAGCAATATAGGGCAGGCCCAGCCTATCATAGACCAGCTGGCTGAGGAGGCGCGAGCTTTCAATCGCATCTACGTGGCTTCTGTGCACCAGGATCTTTCCGACGATGACATCAAGAGCGTATTTGAGGCCTTTGGCAAGATCAAATCTTGCACACTGGCCCGGGACCCCACAACTGGCAAGCACAAGGGTTATGGGTTCATTG AGTATGAGAAGGCCCAGTCATCCCAGGATGCCGTGTCTTCCATGAACCTGTTTGATCTGGGTGGCCAGTACTTGCGGGTGGGCAAGGCTGTCACACCCCCCATGCCCCTGCTTACACCTGCCACACCCGGAGGCCTCCCACCTGCTGCTGCCGTGGCCGCAGCTGCAGCCACAGCCAAGATCACAGCTCAG GAAGCAGTGGCTGGAGCAGCGGTGCTGGGTACCCTGGCCACTCCTGGACTAGTGTCCCCTGCACTGACTCTGGCCCAACCTCTGGGGGCTTTGCCCCAGGCTGTCATGGCTGCCCAGGCGCCAGGAGTCATCACAG GTGTGACCCCAGCCCGGCCTCCCATTCCGGTCACCATCCCCTCTGTGGGAGTGGTGAACCCCATCCTGGCCAGCCCCCCAACGCTGGGTCTCCTGGAGcccaagaaggagaaggaggaggaggagctctTTCCTGAGTCGGAGCGGCCAGAGATGCTCAGCGAGCAGGAGCACATGAGCATCTCCGGTAGTAGCGCCCGCCACATGGTGATGCAGAAGCTGCTCCGAAAGCAGGAG tCCACGGTGATGGTTCTGCGTAACATGGTGGACCCCAAGGACATCGACGATGACCTGGAGGGGGAGGTGACCGAGGAATGTGGCAAGTTTGGTGCTGTGAACCGTGTCATCATATACCAGGAGAAGCAGGGCGAGGAGGAGGACGCAGAGATCATCGTCAAGATTTTTGTGGAGTTTTCCATAGCCTCTGAGACTCACAAGGCCATCCAGGCCCTCAATGGGCGCTGGTTTGCTGGCCGCAAGGTGGTGGCTGAAGTGTATGACCAGGAGCGTTTTGATAACAGTGACCTTTCTGCGTGA